A part of Streptomyces sp. NBC_01497 genomic DNA contains:
- a CDS encoding NAD-dependent epimerase/dehydratase family protein has translation MGRVVLVTGAARQLGGRLVRHLRREPGVERVVAVDAVDPGHALDGAVFVRADIRRPAIARVLAEHRVDTVVHMDVTGTPLGGGSRASVKESNVIGTMQLLGACQKSPAVRRLVVKSSTSVYGSAPRDPAVFTETMPPKSLPSGGFAKDAVEVEGYVRGFARRRPDVAVSVLRFANILGPTADTPLGEYFSLPLLPTVFGYDPRLQFVHEDDVIGILLLVADEERSGSRSSGTFNVAGDGVLLLSQCARRLGRPTVPVLLPAVTWMGSALRTTGMTDFAPEQIRLLTHGRVVSTDQMRETLGFAPAYTTAGAFEAFARGRGAGLLPPETAGALVDRLSAVAGRATGYAADRFGDFLEYDGGDGGRAGARGAGDGVSGDAGKERD, from the coding sequence GTGGGCAGAGTGGTGCTCGTCACTGGAGCCGCCCGGCAGCTCGGGGGCCGTCTCGTACGGCACCTGCGGCGTGAGCCGGGTGTGGAACGGGTCGTCGCGGTGGACGCGGTCGATCCGGGCCACGCACTGGACGGCGCGGTGTTCGTCCGTGCCGACATCCGCAGGCCGGCGATAGCGCGGGTGCTGGCGGAGCACCGGGTGGACACGGTCGTCCACATGGATGTGACGGGCACTCCGCTCGGCGGCGGCAGCCGCGCCTCCGTCAAGGAGAGCAATGTGATCGGCACCATGCAGCTGCTCGGTGCCTGCCAGAAATCCCCCGCCGTACGCCGGCTCGTCGTGAAGTCGAGCACGAGCGTGTACGGGTCGGCGCCGCGCGATCCCGCCGTCTTCACGGAGACGATGCCGCCGAAGTCCCTGCCGAGCGGCGGCTTCGCGAAGGACGCGGTCGAGGTCGAGGGGTACGTACGGGGCTTCGCGCGCCGGCGGCCCGATGTCGCGGTGTCCGTGCTGCGGTTCGCCAACATCCTCGGTCCTACGGCGGACACGCCGCTCGGCGAGTACTTCTCGCTGCCGCTGCTGCCCACGGTGTTCGGTTACGACCCGCGGCTCCAGTTCGTGCACGAGGACGACGTGATCGGCATCCTGCTGCTCGTGGCCGACGAGGAGCGCAGCGGATCGCGGAGCAGCGGCACGTTCAACGTGGCCGGTGACGGGGTGCTGCTGCTGTCGCAGTGCGCGCGCCGGCTCGGCAGGCCGACGGTGCCGGTGCTGCTGCCCGCGGTGACCTGGATGGGCTCCGCGCTGCGCACGACGGGCATGACGGACTTCGCGCCGGAACAGATCAGGCTGCTCACGCACGGCCGGGTCGTGAGTACGGACCAGATGCGCGAGACGCTGGGGTTCGCTCCCGCGTACACGACGGCCGGTGCCTTCGAGGCGTTCGCGCGGGGCCGGGGTGCGGGCCTGCTGCCGCCGGAGACGGCCGGGGCGCTCGTGGACCGCCTGTCGGCGGTGGCGGGCCGGGCGACGGGGTACGCCGCGGACCGGTTCGGTGACTTCCTGGAGTACGACGGCGGTGACGGCGGCCGCGCCGGTGCGCGGGGCGCGGGCGACGGTGTGAGCGGCGACGCGGGCAAGGAGCGCGACTGA
- a CDS encoding lysophospholipid acyltransferase family protein: MADAKVIPFGDGSGKRPRGRGTGRGGGHERPAGAGRPPLRPVPEPGAGGGSGPADGSGAGSGGSFDAGGARPGDGGGRPEDGRPGWEERIASGLAFLRRRVTGEYEVDDFGYDKDLTDQVLMSLIRPVYENYFRVEVKGIENIPSEGGALVVANHSGTLPLDGLMMQVAVHDHHPADRHLRLLAADLVFMLPVVNELARKAGHTLACAEDAEELLGRGEVVGVMPEGFKGLGKPFAERYKLQRFGRGGFVSTALRAGVPIVPCSIVGAEEIYPMLGNSKTLARLLGIPYFPLTPTFPWLGPLGVVPLPTKWTIQFGAPIATDGYPPEAVEDPMLMFNLTDQVREQIQHTLYKLLVQRRSVFF; encoded by the coding sequence ATGGCCGATGCCAAGGTGATCCCGTTCGGTGACGGGAGCGGTAAGCGTCCGCGCGGGCGGGGAACGGGGCGCGGCGGGGGGCACGAACGGCCGGCGGGCGCGGGACGTCCCCCGTTGCGGCCGGTGCCGGAGCCGGGGGCCGGTGGCGGCTCCGGCCCCGCGGACGGCTCCGGTGCGGGCTCGGGTGGCTCCTTCGACGCGGGCGGTGCCCGCCCCGGCGACGGCGGGGGCCGGCCCGAGGACGGCCGGCCGGGCTGGGAGGAGCGGATCGCGAGCGGGCTCGCGTTCCTGCGGCGCCGGGTGACGGGCGAGTACGAGGTCGACGACTTCGGCTATGACAAGGACCTCACCGACCAGGTGCTGATGTCGTTGATCAGGCCCGTGTACGAGAACTACTTCCGGGTCGAGGTCAAAGGCATCGAGAACATCCCGTCGGAGGGCGGCGCGCTGGTGGTGGCGAACCACTCGGGGACGCTGCCGCTGGACGGGCTGATGATGCAGGTCGCCGTGCACGACCACCACCCGGCGGACCGGCACCTGCGGCTGCTCGCGGCGGACCTGGTGTTCATGCTGCCGGTCGTCAACGAGCTGGCCCGCAAGGCGGGTCACACGCTGGCGTGCGCGGAGGACGCGGAGGAGCTCCTCGGCCGGGGCGAGGTCGTCGGCGTGATGCCGGAGGGATTCAAGGGGCTCGGCAAGCCGTTCGCGGAGCGCTACAAGCTCCAGCGGTTCGGGCGGGGCGGCTTCGTGTCGACGGCGCTGCGGGCGGGCGTGCCGATCGTGCCGTGCTCGATCGTCGGGGCGGAGGAGATCTACCCGATGCTGGGCAACTCGAAGACGCTGGCGCGGCTGCTGGGAATCCCGTACTTCCCGCTGACGCCGACCTTCCCCTGGCTGGGGCCGCTCGGGGTGGTGCCGCTGCCGACGAAATGGACGATCCAGTTCGGTGCGCCGATCGCGACGGACGGGTATCCGCCGGAGGCGGTGGAGGACCCGATGCTGATGTTCAACCTCACGGACCAGGTGCGGGAGCAGATCCAGCACACGTTGTACAAGCTGCTGGTGCAGCGCAGGTCGGTGTTCTTCTGA
- a CDS encoding DUF5667 domain-containing protein — protein MIANVSAHRRANAFAQTLDDRSDPGSATAQSAEPAAEHAEPADQRRLLGLANSLGEMPKPMLDPEVKVVQRAQLVAAMEAMLQEGTAGQGSPGPTVPEQRTSKGAHRASPLGRLRPRSRWSKSLAAGGLTVGVAAGAFSGVAAASSDALPGDSLYGLKRGMEDIRIDLADNDSARGGLYLDHASTRLAEARRLMERDRTGHLDHESLTEIRRTLTGMKDDASEGHRLLHAAYEKNGSLAPMATLSSFAASHRQAWDGLRGRLPVQLTDVGNEVNSVFAAIDQDVAPLKSKLPGPDSTQSGSAPDATQSAGTPGTGKHRKPSPAAPSAGESHGQNGSGQGHGSPSPSGTDGGSANSSHQGGLIGGAAGGLVDPPSGPASDPAAPPEDQVPGAPAPDVTLPPLLPGLLPGLGIDEHDADEGQ, from the coding sequence GTGATCGCGAACGTCTCGGCACACCGGCGGGCGAACGCCTTCGCCCAGACCCTGGACGACAGGAGCGACCCGGGCTCGGCGACGGCGCAGTCGGCCGAGCCGGCCGCCGAACATGCCGAACCAGCCGACCAGAGGCGGCTGTTGGGCCTGGCGAACAGCCTCGGCGAAATGCCGAAGCCCATGCTGGACCCCGAGGTCAAAGTGGTGCAACGGGCACAGCTCGTGGCCGCCATGGAGGCCATGCTGCAGGAAGGCACGGCCGGTCAGGGATCCCCGGGCCCTACCGTGCCCGAGCAGCGCACATCGAAGGGCGCCCACCGGGCGTCCCCCCTCGGCCGGCTGCGGCCGAGGTCCCGCTGGTCGAAGAGCCTCGCCGCAGGTGGCCTCACGGTCGGTGTGGCGGCGGGCGCCTTCAGCGGAGTCGCCGCTGCCAGCTCCGACGCACTGCCCGGTGACTCGCTCTACGGGCTCAAACGCGGCATGGAGGACATCAGAATCGACCTGGCGGACAACGACTCCGCACGCGGCGGCCTCTATCTCGACCACGCGTCCACCCGGCTCGCCGAGGCGCGAAGACTCATGGAACGGGACCGCACCGGGCACCTCGACCACGAGTCCCTGACCGAGATCCGCCGCACCCTCACGGGGATGAAGGACGACGCCTCGGAGGGCCACCGCCTGCTCCACGCGGCCTACGAGAAGAACGGCTCGCTGGCGCCGATGGCGACCCTGTCGTCGTTCGCCGCCTCGCACCGGCAGGCGTGGGACGGGCTGCGCGGGCGCCTTCCGGTGCAGCTCACCGACGTCGGCAACGAGGTCAACTCGGTCTTCGCGGCCATAGACCAGGACGTCGCCCCGCTGAAGTCGAAGCTCCCGGGGCCCGACAGCACCCAGTCCGGCTCCGCGCCCGACGCCACCCAGAGCGCCGGGACGCCCGGTACCGGCAAGCACCGCAAGCCCTCGCCCGCCGCCCCGAGCGCGGGCGAGAGCCACGGCCAGAACGGCTCCGGCCAGGGACACGGCTCACCCTCCCCGTCCGGTACGGACGGCGGTTCGGCGAACTCGTCCCACCAGGGCGGCCTGATCGGCGGCGCCGCGGGCGGCCTCGTCGACCCGCCGTCGGGACCCGCCTCCGACCCGGCGGCCCCGCCGGAGGACCAGGTCCCGGGTGCCCCCGCGCCCGACGTCACGCTCCCGCCGCTGCTGCCCGGGCTGCTGCCCGGTCTCGGCATCGACGAGCACGACGCGGACGAGGGGCAGTAG